A portion of the Selenomonadales bacterium genome contains these proteins:
- the nadC gene encoding carboxylating nicotinate-nucleotide diphosphorylase — MYLSMRALQPKIIEWLNEDVGSGDITTENIIPQQAKTVGLIQAKQRGIVAGINVAGLVFTTLAPDIEFTPMVEDGDEVEPHTVLAKIEGDAHVILTGERLALNLLQHMSGIATLTSSYARLAEGTKAHVVDTRKTLPGLRMLEKYAIRVGGGRNHRMGLYDAVMIKDNHIKVAGGIKEAVQMTRNEISHTVKIEVETETLDQVKEALEAGADIIMLDNMSIEMIEEAVRLIDGRAIVEASGGVTKERLPAIAKAGVDIISVGALTNSAPILDISLDIGEIKY; from the coding sequence ATGTATCTTTCGATGAGAGCATTACAACCTAAGATCATAGAATGGTTAAACGAGGACGTCGGCAGTGGTGACATTACGACGGAAAATATCATCCCGCAGCAAGCTAAAACAGTCGGCCTCATTCAAGCAAAACAGCGCGGTATCGTAGCCGGTATCAACGTGGCAGGTCTCGTTTTCACGACGCTTGCTCCCGATATCGAATTCACGCCGATGGTAGAAGACGGCGACGAAGTGGAGCCGCATACGGTGCTTGCGAAAATAGAAGGCGATGCGCACGTTATCTTGACAGGCGAACGTCTTGCACTCAACCTTCTGCAGCATATGAGCGGTATCGCAACGCTTACATCGTCGTACGCACGTCTGGCTGAAGGAACGAAAGCGCACGTCGTTGATACGCGCAAAACGCTCCCCGGCCTTCGTATGCTTGAAAAATATGCGATCCGTGTCGGCGGCGGCCGCAACCATCGCATGGGTCTTTATGATGCCGTTATGATAAAAGATAACCATATCAAGGTAGCGGGCGGTATCAAAGAGGCTGTTCAGATGACGAGAAACGAGATATCCCATACCGTCAAGATCGAAGTCGAGACCGAAACGCTCGACCAGGTCAAAGAAGCACTCGAAGCAGGTGCAGACATCATCATGCTCGACAACATGTCGATCGAAATGATCGAAGAAGCAGTTCGCCTCATCGACGGTCGTGCTATCGTCGAAGCATCGGGCGGTGTTACGAAAGAACGCTTGCCTGCCATTGCAAAAGCAGGTGTTGACATCATCAGCGTCGGTGCGCTGACGAACTCGGCACCGATCCTTGATATCAGCCTTGATATCGGCGAGATCAAATACTAA